The following coding sequences lie in one Porphyromonas asaccharolytica DSM 20707 genomic window:
- the groL gene encoding chaperonin GroEL (60 kDa chaperone family; promotes refolding of misfolded polypeptides especially under stressful conditions; forms two stacked rings of heptamers to form a barrel-shaped 14mer; ends can be capped by GroES; misfolded proteins enter the barrel where they are refolded when GroES binds): MAKEIKFDIEARDLLKRGVDQLSDAVKVTLGPKGRNVIISRSYGAPHITKDGVTVAKEIELENEFENMGAQLVREVASKTNEDAGDGTTTATVLAQSIINVGLKNITSGANPMEVKRGIDKAVKAVVESIRKQAKEVGDDLEQIAHVATISANGDEEIGQLIAQAMEKVKKEGVITVEEAKGIDTTVDIVEGMQFDNGYISPYFVTDPEKMECRMEKPYILFYEKKLSTIKDLLPLLEKVLQQGRSLLIIAEDIESEALTTLVLNRLRAGLKICGVKAPGFGDRRKEIMRDMAILTGGTVISEDTGLTLENTSLDMLGSAETVTVVKNKTTIVNGNGCKEDIAERANQIRHQIENTKSDYDREKLQERLAKLSGGVAVLYVGAGSEVEMKEKKDRVEDALSATRAAIEEGTVPGGGTAYIRAISSVEKLKGDTDDERTGIEIVKRAIEEPLRQIVANAAKEGAVVVQRVRDGKGAFGYNARTDSFEDLMKNGVIDPAKVTRVALENAASIAGMFLTTECVIADIKEDKPDPAAMAGGAGMGGMM; encoded by the coding sequence ATGGCAAAGGAAATTAAGTTTGATATAGAGGCTCGTGACCTCCTCAAGCGTGGCGTAGACCAGCTATCAGACGCTGTAAAGGTGACACTAGGCCCGAAGGGTCGCAACGTGATCATCTCTCGTAGCTATGGAGCTCCGCACATTACCAAGGATGGTGTGACGGTCGCTAAGGAGATCGAGCTAGAGAACGAGTTTGAGAATATGGGTGCTCAGCTCGTTCGTGAGGTGGCATCTAAGACCAATGAAGATGCTGGTGATGGTACGACTACCGCTACGGTACTCGCTCAGAGCATCATCAACGTAGGTCTCAAGAACATCACCTCTGGTGCTAACCCTATGGAGGTGAAGCGTGGTATCGACAAGGCTGTCAAGGCTGTCGTCGAGAGCATCCGCAAGCAAGCTAAGGAGGTGGGTGACGACCTGGAGCAGATCGCTCATGTGGCTACCATCTCGGCTAATGGCGACGAGGAGATCGGCCAACTGATCGCTCAGGCTATGGAGAAGGTCAAGAAGGAGGGGGTCATCACTGTCGAGGAGGCTAAGGGTATCGATACGACGGTAGACATTGTCGAGGGTATGCAGTTTGACAACGGCTATATCTCTCCTTACTTCGTCACTGACCCTGAGAAGATGGAGTGCCGTATGGAGAAGCCTTACATCCTCTTCTACGAGAAGAAGCTCTCTACTATCAAGGATCTCCTACCGCTACTAGAGAAGGTGCTCCAGCAGGGTCGCTCGCTGCTGATCATCGCAGAGGATATCGAGAGCGAGGCTCTTACGACGCTTGTCCTCAACAGACTACGTGCTGGCCTCAAGATCTGTGGTGTCAAGGCCCCAGGCTTTGGCGATCGCCGCAAGGAGATCATGCGTGATATGGCTATCCTCACGGGTGGTACCGTCATTAGCGAGGACACGGGCTTGACGCTAGAAAACACTTCACTAGATATGCTCGGTAGCGCAGAGACGGTCACGGTCGTCAAGAACAAGACCACTATCGTCAATGGCAACGGCTGCAAGGAGGATATAGCTGAGCGTGCTAACCAGATCCGTCATCAGATCGAGAATACGAAGAGCGACTACGATCGTGAGAAGCTCCAGGAGCGTCTCGCTAAGCTCTCAGGCGGTGTCGCTGTCCTCTACGTAGGAGCTGGCAGCGAGGTCGAGATGAAGGAGAAGAAGGATCGTGTCGAGGATGCGCTTAGCGCTACACGTGCAGCGATCGAGGAGGGTACCGTACCTGGTGGTGGTACAGCTTATATCCGTGCTATCTCTTCTGTCGAGAAGCTTAAGGGCGATACCGACGATGAGCGCACTGGTATCGAGATCGTCAAGCGTGCTATCGAGGAGCCACTCCGTCAGATCGTAGCTAACGCTGCTAAGGAGGGTGCTGTAGTCGTACAGCGTGTCCGTGACGGCAAGGGTGCCTTCGGATACAATGCACGTACCGACAGCTTTGAGGATCTGATGAAGAATGGTGTCATCGATCCTGCCAAGGTAACGCGTGTGGCTCTGGAGAATGCAGCTTCTATCGCTGGTATGTTCCTCACGACTGAGTGTGTCATCGCCGACATCAAGGAGGACAAGCCCGATCCCGCTGCTATGGCAGGAGGCGCTGGCATGGGTGGAATGATGTAA
- a CDS encoding co-chaperone GroES has product MTIKPLADRVLIKPATAEEKTQGGIIIPDSAKEKPLKGEVLAVGKGTKDEEMVLKVGDQVLYGKYAGTEIEVEGEKLMIMKQSDVLATL; this is encoded by the coding sequence ATGACAATCAAACCATTAGCAGATCGCGTGCTGATCAAGCCCGCTACTGCAGAGGAGAAGACACAAGGTGGTATCATCATCCCAGACTCAGCAAAGGAGAAGCCCCTCAAGGGCGAGGTACTCGCTGTGGGCAAGGGTACGAAAGATGAGGAGATGGTCCTCAAGGTGGGGGATCAGGTGCTATACGGCAAGTATGCTGGTACGGAGATAGAGGTCGAGGGCGAGAAGCTCATGATCATGAAGCAGAGCGACGTACTCGCTACGCTCTAG
- a CDS encoding serine dehydratase subunit alpha family protein produces the protein MTPALRQEIISLIHQEVVPATGCTEPVAVSLCTAYASATLGDFTAERVTVLLSPNVLKNALGVGIPGTGMIGLPIAIALGIVIAQPDKGLTLLDSFTPEQLAEAKRLVEAKIINIGTKPEPVDKLYAEVSIQTASGETATAIISGKHDHLTFLAKGDQVLEDHPIGQQEDEEDEDELALNFSLVYDFATTAPLEEIEFILADAEVNAEASRLSMKSNYGHAVGRMVQSDLGRKYLGDSSLTQIIAATSAACDARMDGAPVTVMSNSGSGNQGITATMPVLTFAKEQKKGHEETVRALMLSNLMVIYIKQKLGRLSALCGCVVASTGAACGLTYLLGGNKQQVSYAVKNMVGNITGLLCDGAKPSCSLKVSSGVSTAMFSALLAMEQKVVTGSEGIVDDDVDQTIDNLTSIGRVGMNETDRLVLNIMTSKKH, from the coding sequence CTGACCCCTGCTTTACGCCAAGAGATCATCTCGCTCATCCACCAAGAGGTGGTGCCTGCCACGGGCTGTACGGAGCCTGTAGCTGTGTCGCTCTGCACTGCCTACGCTAGTGCTACGCTGGGCGACTTTACCGCGGAGCGTGTCACGGTCTTACTAAGCCCCAACGTGCTCAAGAATGCCCTCGGTGTCGGAATACCTGGAACGGGCATGATCGGACTACCGATAGCGATCGCTCTCGGCATCGTCATCGCTCAGCCTGACAAGGGGCTCACGCTCCTAGACAGCTTTACGCCTGAGCAACTGGCTGAGGCTAAGCGTCTGGTCGAGGCTAAGATAATCAACATCGGTACGAAGCCGGAACCTGTCGACAAGCTCTACGCCGAGGTGTCGATCCAGACGGCCAGTGGCGAGACTGCCACCGCGATCATCAGCGGCAAGCATGACCATCTGACCTTCCTGGCTAAGGGGGATCAAGTGCTGGAGGACCATCCGATAGGGCAGCAGGAGGATGAGGAGGACGAGGATGAGCTGGCACTCAACTTCTCGCTCGTCTATGACTTCGCTACGACGGCTCCACTAGAGGAGATCGAGTTTATTCTAGCTGATGCTGAGGTGAATGCGGAGGCCAGTCGCCTCTCGATGAAGTCTAACTACGGCCACGCTGTGGGGCGTATGGTGCAGAGTGACCTGGGTCGTAAGTATCTAGGCGACTCCTCACTGACGCAGATCATCGCGGCAACGAGTGCTGCCTGCGATGCCCGTATGGACGGAGCTCCTGTGACGGTGATGAGCAATTCGGGCAGTGGCAACCAGGGGATCACGGCGACGATGCCGGTGCTGACCTTTGCCAAGGAGCAAAAAAAAGGACACGAAGAGACCGTTCGTGCCCTGATGCTGAGTAATCTGATGGTGATCTATATCAAGCAGAAACTGGGGCGCCTCTCGGCGCTCTGCGGTTGTGTCGTCGCCTCGACAGGTGCTGCTTGTGGCTTGACCTATCTGCTCGGTGGTAATAAGCAGCAGGTGAGCTATGCTGTGAAGAATATGGTGGGCAACATCACGGGTCTACTCTGCGATGGAGCTAAACCGAGCTGCAGCCTGAAGGTGTCGAGTGGTGTGAGCACGGCTATGTTCTCCGCCTTGCTGGCGATGGAGCAGAAGGTGGTCACCGGTAGCGAGGGTATCGTGGACGATGATGTAGATCAGACGATAGACAACCTGACCAGCATAGGTCGTGTGGGTATGAATGAGACGGATCGTCTCGTGCTCAACATCATGACCTCCAAAAAGCATTAG
- a CDS encoding FHA domain-containing protein — MNYILCPHCTNKISEETILANADCRGKVAMLCPACSESLRFRLRGATLEHLNARYADLSPEGEPVRAYLQLIANDFAYAALLPLYEGCNTIGSYNGRGTSVTTPIHSSDPSLGRNHCQITIEPDGQAIIQDLDSMTGTFVAGVEYLPDTFCELHSGDVITLGATSLIYVTRSDYEATNP, encoded by the coding sequence GTGAACTATATCCTCTGTCCTCACTGTACGAACAAGATCTCTGAAGAGACGATCCTCGCCAATGCTGACTGCCGAGGCAAGGTCGCTATGCTCTGCCCTGCATGCTCCGAGAGCCTACGCTTTCGCCTGAGGGGCGCTACGCTAGAGCATCTCAACGCACGCTACGCCGACCTCTCTCCCGAGGGGGAGCCGGTGCGAGCTTACTTGCAGTTGATCGCCAATGACTTTGCCTACGCTGCCTTGCTCCCGCTCTACGAGGGGTGCAACACGATAGGCAGCTACAACGGACGTGGCACCTCGGTTACCACCCCGATACATAGTAGCGACCCTAGCTTGGGGCGCAACCATTGCCAGATCACGATAGAGCCTGATGGACAGGCGATCATACAGGACTTGGATAGTATGACGGGTACTTTCGTCGCTGGCGTTGAGTACCTGCCAGATACTTTCTGCGAACTGCACTCTGGCGATGTGATCACGCTGGGGGCGACCTCTCTGATCTATGTGACACGTAGTGATTACGAAGCGACAAATCCTTAA
- a CDS encoding cytochrome d ubiquinol oxidase subunit II yields the protein MDYAFLQQYWWFLVSLLGALLVFLLFVQGGQTFIFAARRDEPLQRMLVNSTGRKWEFTLTTLVTFGGAFFASFPLFYSTSFGGAYWVWILICLTFVIQAVSYEYQSKHGNVWGKKTFQTFLFINGVLAPVLLGAAVSTLFTGGNFIVDKSAIYDLGASMQTISVWQPDPLTGLQLHGLEAIFNPWNVVLGVTLLFLARTTALLYFINNIEDEVAYERARKSLLPNAAIFVVLFVAYVVFLMVTKGYDVDPSTGAVSLVQYKYLHNFLAMPVILIIFLVGVVLVLAGVILTLVKKGFRKGIWLEGVGVVLAVLSLLLILGYNNTAYYPSIADINSSLTIRNSSSSPYTLKAMSIVSLLIPFVLAYIFYAWRAIDRKKITRHEMGQDEEVKY from the coding sequence ATGGACTACGCATTTCTACAGCAATACTGGTGGTTCCTAGTCTCACTGCTGGGAGCCCTGCTTGTCTTCCTGCTCTTTGTGCAGGGCGGACAGACCTTTATCTTTGCAGCGCGTCGTGACGAGCCGCTGCAGCGCATGCTCGTCAATTCGACGGGTCGTAAGTGGGAGTTTACCCTCACGACGCTAGTCACCTTCGGAGGCGCCTTCTTTGCTTCCTTCCCGCTCTTCTACTCGACCAGCTTCGGCGGAGCTTACTGGGTGTGGATCTTGATCTGCTTGACCTTCGTCATACAGGCTGTCTCGTATGAGTATCAGTCTAAGCATGGCAACGTATGGGGCAAGAAGACCTTCCAGACCTTCCTCTTTATCAATGGTGTCTTGGCTCCGGTACTACTAGGAGCTGCGGTATCGACGCTCTTCACAGGCGGTAACTTCATCGTGGACAAGAGTGCTATCTACGACCTCGGTGCCTCTATGCAGACCATCTCTGTCTGGCAGCCAGACCCACTCACAGGGTTACAGCTACACGGACTGGAGGCGATCTTCAACCCCTGGAATGTGGTACTCGGTGTGACGCTCCTCTTCCTAGCACGCACTACGGCACTCCTATACTTCATCAACAATATCGAAGATGAGGTCGCCTACGAGCGTGCTCGCAAGAGCCTGCTACCCAATGCAGCGATCTTCGTCGTCCTCTTCGTCGCTTATGTGGTCTTCCTCATGGTGACCAAGGGATACGATGTCGACCCAAGCACGGGTGCCGTGAGCCTAGTACAGTATAAGTACCTGCACAACTTCCTCGCTATGCCCGTGATCCTCATCATCTTCCTTGTAGGCGTGGTGCTGGTCCTAGCTGGTGTGATCCTCACGCTGGTCAAGAAAGGCTTCCGCAAGGGTATCTGGCTCGAAGGTGTCGGTGTCGTCCTTGCTGTCCTGAGCTTGCTCCTCATCCTCGGGTACAACAACACGGCTTACTACCCCTCGATAGCAGATATCAATAGCTCGCTGACGATACGCAACAGTAGCTCTAGCCCCTACACGCTGAAGGCTATGAGCATCGTATCGCTGCTGATTCCGTTTGTCTTGGCGTACATTTTCTACGCTTGGCGTGCCATCGATCGCAAGAAGATCACCCGTCACGAGATGGGTCAAGACGAGGAGGTCAAGTACTAA
- a CDS encoding cytochrome ubiquinol oxidase subunit I has product MNVDALLLWSRLQFALTACYHWLFVPLTLGLGVIMSIAETKYYRTNRPEWKRWAMFWQKLFGINFAIGVATGLILEFEFGTNWSNYSWLVGDIFGAPLAIEGILAFFMEATFIAVMFFGWNKVSRGFHLASTWLTVIGATISAVWILVANAWMQDPVGMAFNPATVRSEMTDFWAVALSSSAVNKFWHTTISSWTLGSIFALGICAIYILRGKHKEFALANSRIIAPFGLIAALLTAFTGDTSGYNVAQRQPMKLAAMEALYDAGESTPDGKTADGKGLGLSAIGLLDCNKLTPLAEENQDPFVFNIKMPSMLSWLGTRSTSGYVPGINNILEGGYYDQDGNQALSADERMRRGKIAIEALAAYGEAQKAGDAAEMDRQNAIIQENFDHFGYGYVQDKADLVPNVPLMYYAFRIMVGCGFLFILVLLLVWILQRKKSAEEFARYRWLHIITVICIPLAWIASQAGWIVAELGRQPWAIQDMLPLNAAVSKLAPANVMTTFFIFAVLFTILLIAELSIMIKAIKHGPESHLNDVEQLFSKRESK; this is encoded by the coding sequence ATGAATGTAGACGCTTTACTCCTCTGGTCTAGATTGCAATTTGCTCTGACCGCATGCTATCACTGGCTCTTTGTGCCGCTCACGCTCGGACTGGGTGTGATCATGTCGATAGCCGAGACTAAGTACTATCGCACCAATCGCCCCGAGTGGAAGCGTTGGGCGATGTTTTGGCAGAAGCTCTTTGGTATCAACTTTGCCATCGGCGTCGCCACGGGACTGATCCTCGAGTTTGAGTTCGGTACCAACTGGTCCAACTACAGCTGGCTCGTGGGTGACATCTTTGGTGCTCCGCTTGCTATCGAGGGTATTCTAGCCTTCTTTATGGAGGCGACCTTCATCGCTGTCATGTTCTTCGGGTGGAACAAGGTGAGCCGTGGCTTCCACCTAGCATCTACGTGGCTGACCGTCATCGGTGCGACCATATCGGCTGTCTGGATTCTTGTCGCTAACGCCTGGATGCAAGACCCTGTCGGTATGGCCTTCAACCCCGCTACCGTACGTAGTGAGATGACCGACTTCTGGGCCGTAGCACTCTCTAGCTCAGCAGTCAATAAGTTCTGGCATACGACCATCTCCTCTTGGACGCTCGGCTCTATCTTTGCGCTGGGTATCTGCGCTATCTACATCCTTCGTGGCAAGCACAAGGAGTTCGCACTAGCCAATAGTCGTATCATAGCTCCTTTCGGACTGATTGCTGCCTTGCTCACCGCCTTCACGGGAGATACCTCTGGTTACAACGTGGCTCAGCGTCAACCTATGAAGCTCGCTGCTATGGAGGCGCTCTACGATGCTGGCGAAAGCACCCCCGACGGCAAGACTGCTGACGGCAAGGGACTAGGACTCAGCGCTATCGGTCTGCTCGACTGTAACAAACTCACGCCACTGGCTGAGGAAAATCAAGATCCATTCGTCTTCAACATCAAGATGCCCTCTATGCTCTCATGGCTGGGTACACGCTCTACCAGTGGCTACGTGCCAGGTATCAACAATATCCTAGAGGGTGGTTACTACGACCAGGACGGCAACCAAGCGCTCTCAGCTGATGAGCGTATGCGTCGTGGCAAGATAGCTATCGAGGCGCTCGCTGCTTATGGCGAAGCGCAGAAGGCAGGTGACGCTGCCGAGATGGATCGTCAGAATGCGATCATACAGGAGAACTTCGACCACTTTGGCTATGGTTATGTACAGGACAAGGCAGACTTGGTGCCCAATGTGCCACTCATGTACTATGCCTTCCGTATCATGGTCGGTTGCGGCTTCCTCTTTATTCTTGTCCTCCTCCTCGTGTGGATCCTGCAGCGCAAGAAGAGTGCTGAGGAGTTCGCACGCTATCGCTGGCTACACATCATCACGGTCATCTGCATCCCGTTAGCGTGGATCGCCAGTCAGGCTGGATGGATCGTTGCCGAGCTGGGTCGTCAGCCATGGGCTATCCAGGATATGCTTCCGCTGAACGCCGCTGTCTCTAAGCTTGCTCCCGCCAACGTGATGACCACGTTCTTCATCTTTGCTGTACTCTTTACGATCCTCCTCATTGCAGAGCTGAGCATCATGATCAAGGCGATCAAGCATGGTCCTGAGTCTCATCTGAATGATGTGGAGCAGCTCTTTAGCAAGCGTGAGAGTAAGTAA
- a CDS encoding DUF4492 domain-containing protein — protein MDTESTGTARKGHGGLRWFYDLYRDGLRSQSRTSRLLWIIVAIKLFIMFAILRPIFFPRVIAEQGDREAQIEFVQHQLTAPVIDTLHQDNH, from the coding sequence ATGGATACAGAATCTACGGGTACAGCGCGCAAGGGGCACGGGGGACTTCGGTGGTTTTATGACCTTTATCGTGACGGGTTGCGGAGTCAAAGCCGCACGAGCCGTCTGCTGTGGATTATTGTAGCCATCAAGCTCTTTATCATGTTTGCCATCTTGCGTCCTATCTTCTTCCCGCGGGTTATTGCCGAGCAGGGAGACCGGGAGGCGCAGATAGAGTTCGTGCAGCATCAGCTTACGGCACCTGTCATCGACACGCTTCATCAAGACAATCACTAA
- a CDS encoding arginine repressor ArgR, with protein sequence MSKQTKSQRLSVIADLLRTHEVTDQAMLLELLRGRNISITQGTLSTYLSELGATKGVRPGSFKSCYQLPLMPQADAVTTQPTGLISPTVGFRSYAISGQMLVIRTEPGFAQSIATILDSSLSSLSLGSVAGYDTIIVALAEEATDGEVIDWLHQIIPESILAIGR encoded by the coding sequence ATGAGTAAGCAAACGAAGAGTCAGCGGCTCAGTGTCATCGCCGACCTGCTGAGAACCCACGAAGTAACAGACCAAGCGATGCTCCTCGAGCTATTGCGAGGACGTAACATCTCCATCACACAGGGGACGCTCTCGACCTACCTCTCTGAGCTGGGCGCCACCAAAGGGGTGCGCCCTGGCTCCTTCAAGTCGTGCTATCAACTCCCCCTGATGCCGCAGGCTGACGCTGTCACGACGCAACCCACGGGACTGATCTCTCCGACGGTCGGCTTCCGCTCGTATGCGATCTCGGGGCAGATGCTGGTGATCCGCACAGAGCCCGGCTTTGCGCAGTCTATAGCGACCATCCTCGACAGCTCCTTGTCATCGCTCTCGCTCGGTAGCGTGGCTGGGTACGACACCATCATAGTAGCTCTTGCCGAGGAGGCGACCGATGGCGAGGTGATCGACTGGCTGCACCAAATTATCCCCGAGTCTATCTTAGCGATAGGGCGGTGA
- a CDS encoding endonuclease/exonuclease/phosphatase family protein, producing MTSSIFLNFRGFVLFFLLLGSGYCLVAQQRFTIVSYNVENLFDTIPSTRWDDREYLPTARKGWTAERMKRKCHQLAEVISHATAWDIPALIALQEVESVEALEQLAHHTLLRGGNYKTICATGSDRRGSHVALLYDADRFAVEHTEEWPLRITPDSIYPTRNLLFVSGRLPSAAPLSLIVCHLPSRRGGATAEAARAALIEMLRIRTDSLLRANPEQSIVVVGDFNATPEDGLTDSWAVSYHAYLSQSDSLAMVDLTPPFTDEQLKTMPPGSYYYRGYWERIDRLFVSRTLLADTRYPRLELETVRIALPPQKYMHESPAPWGRPRRTYGGDSYLAGPSDHLPLVATLLY from the coding sequence ATGACCAGCTCCATCTTCCTAAACTTCCGTGGGTTCGTGCTATTCTTTTTGCTCTTAGGCAGTGGCTACTGCTTGGTAGCGCAGCAGAGGTTTACCATTGTCTCATACAATGTGGAGAACCTCTTTGACACCATCCCCAGCACCCGCTGGGATGATCGCGAGTACCTCCCCACGGCCCGCAAAGGGTGGACGGCAGAGCGTATGAAGCGCAAGTGCCATCAGCTAGCCGAGGTGATCTCTCATGCGACCGCCTGGGATATACCCGCTCTCATAGCACTACAAGAGGTCGAGAGCGTAGAGGCACTCGAGCAGCTGGCGCACCACACGCTCTTACGAGGGGGCAACTACAAGACCATCTGCGCCACAGGCTCCGACCGCCGTGGCTCTCACGTGGCACTGCTCTATGACGCAGACCGCTTTGCCGTAGAGCATACCGAGGAGTGGCCCCTCCGCATCACGCCCGACAGCATCTACCCGACACGCAACTTGCTCTTCGTCTCTGGTCGCCTCCCCTCCGCAGCACCACTCTCGCTCATCGTCTGCCACCTCCCCTCACGCCGAGGAGGTGCTACCGCCGAGGCTGCTCGTGCTGCGCTCATCGAGATGCTTCGCATACGTACCGATAGCCTCTTGAGGGCTAATCCAGAGCAAAGCATCGTCGTCGTGGGCGACTTCAACGCTACACCAGAAGATGGCTTGACCGACAGCTGGGCTGTCTCCTACCACGCCTACCTATCTCAAAGCGATTCGTTAGCGATGGTAGACCTCACACCACCATTCACCGACGAGCAACTCAAGACGATGCCCCCAGGGAGCTACTATTACCGAGGCTACTGGGAGCGCATCGACCGACTATTCGTCTCCCGCACGCTCCTTGCCGATACGCGCTATCCGCGTCTAGAGCTAGAGACGGTACGCATAGCCCTGCCCCCACAGAAGTACATGCACGAGAGCCCAGCCCCGTGGGGCCGTCCGCGACGAACGTACGGCGGCGACAGCTACCTCGCCGGTCCCAGCGACCACCTCCCGCTCGTCGCCACCCTCCTCTACTAA
- a CDS encoding M13 family metallopeptidase, producing the protein MNNCKLLVAALCAASITFSACNKKQENQTNEEIVPAINLADMDTLVRPQDDFYHYVNGGWIKANPLKPAYSRFGTFDVLRDRSLEQIHGIVDELAKGSYKAGTNEYRVSVLYKQAIDSVKRNELGAQPILDELKAIEAIDSKEALVDFAAQQDNKGDATFFGTYVMADAENSDMNIFNLNQTGLALGNKEYYTDPKNAEIIKAYNQYIERIAQLAGYSAEDAQRIAKNNIAISNVLADMCYSQTQLRDVARNFNKVEVKKFVADNPGFDWARYIEGRKLQTLESWNAGQLDFFKKFSKWFPTADLQALKDYVLAQTIDGYASYLSDDFVQASFDFYSTTLSGVKEMHPRWRRAVNLLNGTLGEALGEVYVKKYFPAEAKERMETMISNLQAALKDRISQLGWMSDETKQKAIEKLSKFTVKIGYPDKWKDYSKLNISEDKSFVENLRSAIQFEHDFNMSELGQPVDRSRWLMNPQDVNAYYMPSTNEICFPAGILQPPFFNINADDAVNYGAIGVVIGHEMTHGFDDQGSEFDAVGNMHNWWTEADKNNFKSSTERLAQQFSQIKINDNLNADGHLTLGENIADQGGLLVSYLALQKQLEGKTVEKIDGFTPAQRFFIGYARVWGQNITPEEEIRLTKIDPHSLGIYRVNQALKNIDAFYEAFNIQPGDPMYIAPEERVVVW; encoded by the coding sequence ATGAACAATTGCAAACTACTAGTTGCTGCTCTATGCGCAGCATCTATTACGTTCTCTGCTTGTAACAAGAAGCAGGAGAATCAGACCAACGAGGAGATCGTCCCAGCTATCAATCTAGCTGATATGGACACCCTCGTGCGTCCACAGGATGACTTCTACCATTATGTCAATGGTGGCTGGATCAAGGCTAACCCACTGAAGCCGGCTTACAGTCGCTTCGGCACCTTCGACGTGCTACGTGATCGCTCACTCGAGCAGATCCACGGTATCGTTGATGAGCTCGCTAAGGGTAGCTACAAGGCTGGAACCAACGAGTATCGCGTCTCTGTACTATACAAGCAGGCTATCGACAGTGTCAAGCGCAACGAGCTAGGCGCTCAGCCGATCCTGGACGAACTAAAGGCTATCGAGGCTATCGACTCTAAGGAGGCACTCGTAGACTTCGCAGCTCAGCAGGACAACAAGGGGGATGCTACCTTCTTTGGCACCTACGTCATGGCCGATGCTGAGAATAGCGATATGAACATCTTCAACCTCAATCAGACAGGTCTGGCTCTGGGCAACAAGGAGTACTACACAGACCCAAAGAATGCGGAGATCATCAAGGCTTACAACCAGTACATCGAGCGCATCGCTCAGCTCGCTGGTTACTCTGCCGAGGATGCGCAGCGCATTGCGAAAAATAATATCGCTATCAGCAACGTACTAGCTGATATGTGCTACTCGCAGACACAGCTTCGTGATGTAGCTCGCAACTTCAACAAGGTTGAGGTTAAGAAGTTTGTCGCTGACAACCCTGGCTTCGACTGGGCACGCTACATCGAGGGGCGCAAGCTTCAGACTCTAGAGTCTTGGAATGCCGGTCAGCTAGACTTCTTCAAGAAGTTTAGCAAGTGGTTCCCCACGGCAGACCTACAGGCACTCAAGGACTATGTCCTAGCACAGACCATCGACGGTTATGCTAGCTATCTCTCGGATGACTTTGTACAGGCTAGCTTCGACTTCTACTCCACTACACTCTCAGGTGTCAAGGAGATGCACCCACGCTGGCGTCGTGCTGTCAACCTCCTCAATGGCACGCTCGGTGAGGCACTCGGCGAGGTCTATGTCAAGAAGTACTTCCCCGCAGAGGCTAAGGAGCGTATGGAGACGATGATCAGCAACCTACAGGCTGCGCTCAAGGATCGTATCTCTCAGCTCGGGTGGATGTCTGACGAAACGAAGCAGAAGGCTATCGAGAAGCTTTCTAAATTCACCGTCAAGATCGGCTATCCTGACAAGTGGAAGGACTACTCTAAGCTCAACATCTCAGAGGACAAGAGCTTTGTGGAGAACCTCCGCAGTGCTATCCAGTTCGAGCACGACTTCAACATGTCTGAGCTAGGTCAGCCAGTCGATCGCTCTCGTTGGCTCATGAATCCTCAGGATGTCAACGCTTACTACATGCCTTCGACGAATGAGATCTGCTTCCCAGCTGGTATCCTACAGCCTCCTTTCTTCAACATCAACGCTGATGACGCTGTCAACTATGGAGCTATCGGTGTGGTCATCGGTCATGAGATGACGCACGGATTTGACGATCAGGGTAGCGAGTTTGACGCTGTCGGCAATATGCACAACTGGTGGACTGAGGCTGACAAGAACAACTTCAAGAGCTCTACGGAGCGTCTCGCTCAGCAGTTCAGCCAGATCAAGATCAATGATAACCTCAACGCTGATGGTCACCTAACGCTCGGTGAGAATATCGCTGACCAGGGCGGTCTCCTTGTCTCTTACCTAGCACTCCAGAAGCAGCTCGAGGGCAAGACGGTCGAGAAGATCGACGGCTTCACACCAGCACAGCGCTTCTTCATCGGTTACGCTCGTGTATGGGGACAGAACATCACTCCCGAGGAGGAGATACGTCTGACCAAGATCGACCCACACAGCTTGGGCATCTATCGTGTCAATCAGGCACTGAAGAACATTGATGCCTTCTATGAGGCATTCAACATCCAGCCTGGCGACCCCATGTACATTGCTCCTGAGGAGCGTGTCGTGGTCTGGTAA